The DNA sequence CCTCCCTCGACCGGAACAACATCCCCGTGGAGGTCTACAAGCAGCTCATCGCCGACGTCCACCGCAACCTGCCCGTCCTGCACCGCTACCTCAAGCTCCGGCAGAAGATGATGGGCGTGGACCAGCTGCGGTACGAGGATCTGTACGCCTCCATCATTCAGGAGGTGGACCTTCAGTACACGCCCGAGGAGGCCATGAAGCTCACCCTCGAGGCCTGCGCCCCGCTCGGGCCCGAGTACATGGCCGCCCTGAAGAAGGGCTACGAGAGCGGCTGGGTGGATTTCATGCCCAGCACCGGCAAGCGATCCGGGGCCTACAGCAACGGGTCGGTCTACGACGTCCACCCCTTCCAGCTCCTGAACTTCATGGGGACCTACGAGGACGTCTCCACGCTGGCCCACGAATCGGGCCACTCGATGCACTCCTACCTGTCCAACAAGAAACAGCCCTACATCACGGCCGATTACTCCATCTTCGTCGCGGAGGTGGCTTCCACCCTCAACGAGAACCTGCTCCTCCACCACATGCTGAAGAACACCCAGGACGACGCCACGCGCCTGTACCTCCTCGGCTCCGCCCTGGACAACATGCGGCAGACCCTCTTCCGCCAGACCCTCTTCGCCGAGTTCGAAATGACGATCCACGAAATGGCCGAGCGCGGAGAGACCCTCTCGGGCGACAACATGAGCGCCCTCTATCTCAAGCTCCTCAAGGAGTACTACGGGAGCGACCAGGGCGTCTGCGCCGTGGACGACCTCTACGGGGTCGAGTGGGCCTACATCCCCCACTTCTATTACAACTTCTACGTGTACCAGTACGCCACGAGCCTGACGGCCTCCACCTACATCGCCGACCGGATCCGCCAGGAGGCCGCCGCCCCGAAGCCCGCGACCAAGGCCCGGGACGCGTACATCGGCTTGCTTTCCGCCGGCTCCTCCAAGTACCCCATCGACGTCCTGAAGGACGCCGGGGTGGACATGACGACGAGCGCCCCCTTCGATGCCGCCATGCGGGAGATGACCCGGATCATGGACGAGATCGAAGGCATCCTCTCCAAGAAGAAGTGAGTGCCCCGGTCCGCCCTCCGGCTTCCCGCCGGAGGGCGGGCCCCGGCCCAGCGAGGCCGGGACGCCGCCTTCCACCCGAAGCGGAAGGCGATCCGGCGAACGAATCTGCACCGATTTCCGAGACGAGCCCGAGAACGCCCCGCCCCTTCCCCCGGAGCCATGGTTCCGATCCTCACCGGGCCGTCTCCGCCTCCATCATGCGGCGGACGACGCTGTGCCTCCGCCCGTAGGCCAGGTAGATCAGGAGGCCGGCGGCGAGCCAGGCGAAGAGCCGCCACCAGTTGGCGACGGGCAGGGAGAACATGAGCAGGAGGCAGGTGAGGATCCCGAGCACGGGAGTGGCCAGGCCGAAGGGCGCGCGGAAGGGGCGCGGCGCTCCGGGGTGGCGGATGCGCATGACGAGGACGGCGGCGCAGACGATCACGAAGGCCAGGAGGGTCCCGATGTTCGTCAGCTCCGCCAGAACGCGCAGCGGCAGCAGGCCGCCCATGGCGGCCACGACGATGCCGGTGAGGATCGTGGACTTCCACGGGGTCCGGTACCTGGGATGCACGGCTCCGAAGAAGCCGGGGGGCACCATCCCGTCCCGGGCCATGGCGAGAAGGACCCGCGGCTGGCTCAGCATCATGACGAGGAGCACCGAGGTGATCCCCGCGAGCGCTCCCAGGGACACCACGAACTGGGCCCAGGGCAGGCCCGCCTGCCGGAAGGCGTCGGAGACGGGGGCGTCGATGTTGATCCGGTCGTAGGGGACCATCCCCGTGAGGACCGCCGAGACCGCGATGTACAGGACCGTGCAGAGAAGGAGCGACGCCACGATCCCGATGGGGACGTCCCGCTGGGGGTTTCGGGCCTCCTCGGCGTGGGTGGAGACCGAATCGAAGCCGATGTACGCGAAGAAGATGATGGCCGCGCCCGCGAGCATCCCAAGGGGCTGGCCCCCCGCGTCGGTCATGCCCGCCACGGCGTGGCCGAAGAAGCTGAGGCCCGTGAAGCCGTAGGGGGCGAAGGGGCGCCAGTTCTCGGGGTTCACGTAGAAGGCCCCCAGGCCCACCACGAGGAGCACCACCGCGAGCTTCACGGCGACCATGACGGTGTTGAAGGAGGCGCTTTCCCGGATGCCCTTCACGAGGACCGCCGTCATCGCGAAGGCCACGGCCATGGCCGGCAGGTCCACGTAGGTGCCCGTGGCGACGAAATGCCCCGTGGACGGGTCGTAGTCGAAGGGCGCGTACCCCAGGGACCTGGGCACGTGGATCCCGAGGATGGACAAGAAATCCTGGAAGTAGTGGGACCAGCCGTGGGAGACCGTGGACGACGTGACCGTGTACTCGAGGACGAGGTCCCAACCGATGATCCAGGCGGGGAGTTCGCCCAGGGTCGTGTAGGCGTACGTGTACGCCGATCCGGCCACGGGGGCCATGGAGGCGAATTCGGCGTAGCAGAGGGCGGCGAAGATGCAGGCGATCCCCGAGACGACGAAGGACAGGATGAGGGCGGGCCCCGCCTTGTCGTGGGCGGCCTGCCCCGTGAGGACGAAGATGCCCGTGCCGATGATGGCGCCCACGCCGAGGCTCGTGAGCTGGACGGGCCCCAGGACCCGCCTCAGGCGGTTCTCGCCCCGCATCTCCTCTTCGATGAGGCTCATGGGCTTGGTGGCCCAAATCTGACGCCGCATGCCCCCTCCTCGCCCCCCGAAGGGCCCGTGGCTGGATCCGAAGGCGAAGTGTAGCGCGGAGGGTCCGTCAAGTCACGCGGCGCCGGCGTGGCTCGGTGCGGCGTGGAAAGGGGGGATCCACGCGGCGGTCAGGGAGGGGCAGGCGGGCCGCCGTGGGCGGGGGAGTCCTCGGGATTGATCTCGATGTAGGTCCTGGACGGGTTTCCGATGGACGAGAGGATCCGCCCCACGGACCGCACGGCGCGGCGCCCGTGGACGCACTCGCGGATCCTGGCCTCCTGGGCCTCGTACAGGCTCCGGTCGGCCTGGAAGGAAGGCCCCCACGTGTCGGGGAGGTCCTCGAGGGCCTTCAGGTGGCGCTGGAGGTCCTTCCTCTGCCTTGGGCTCACCTCGGGAGATTCGGAGAGCCTGCGGAGCTCCTGGGCCTCCTCCCGCGCCCGGCGGAGGGCCTCCTCCGGAGGGGGGCCCTCGGCGACGAGGCGCAGGCGCTGGTGGATCCAGTCGAACTCGGCGGGCCCCATGCCCGCTTCGGAGAGGGCCGCGGCGAGGTCCCGAAGGTAGGCCGTCATGAGTTCGGCGCCCTCGCCGTTGTAAACGGGACGGCCCACCACGACCGTGGGACCGTTGGCCTGGATCCAGGACTCGGCCCGGTCGG is a window from the Acidobacteriota bacterium genome containing:
- a CDS encoding M3 family oligoendopeptidase: SLDRNNIPVEVYKQLIADVHRNLPVLHRYLKLRQKMMGVDQLRYEDLYASIIQEVDLQYTPEEAMKLTLEACAPLGPEYMAALKKGYESGWVDFMPSTGKRSGAYSNGSVYDVHPFQLLNFMGTYEDVSTLAHESGHSMHSYLSNKKQPYITADYSIFVAEVASTLNENLLLHHMLKNTQDDATRLYLLGSALDNMRQTLFRQTLFAEFEMTIHEMAERGETLSGDNMSALYLKLLKEYYGSDQGVCAVDDLYGVEWAYIPHFYYNFYVYQYATSLTASTYIADRIRQEAAAPKPATKARDAYIGLLSAGSSKYPIDVLKDAGVDMTTSAPFDAAMREMTRIMDEIEGILSKKK
- a CDS encoding amino acid permease, yielding MRRQIWATKPMSLIEEEMRGENRLRRVLGPVQLTSLGVGAIIGTGIFVLTGQAAHDKAGPALILSFVVSGIACIFAALCYAEFASMAPVAGSAYTYAYTTLGELPAWIIGWDLVLEYTVTSSTVSHGWSHYFQDFLSILGIHVPRSLGYAPFDYDPSTGHFVATGTYVDLPAMAVAFAMTAVLVKGIRESASFNTVMVAVKLAVVLLVVGLGAFYVNPENWRPFAPYGFTGLSFFGHAVAGMTDAGGQPLGMLAGAAIIFFAYIGFDSVSTHAEEARNPQRDVPIGIVASLLLCTVLYIAVSAVLTGMVPYDRINIDAPVSDAFRQAGLPWAQFVVSLGALAGITSVLLVMMLSQPRVLLAMARDGMVPPGFFGAVHPRYRTPWKSTILTGIVVAAMGGLLPLRVLAELTNIGTLLAFVIVCAAVLVMRIRHPGAPRPFRAPFGLATPVLGILTCLLLMFSLPVANWWRLFAWLAAGLLIYLAYGRRHSVVRRMMEAETAR